The following coding sequences lie in one Arachis hypogaea cultivar Tifrunner chromosome 9, arahy.Tifrunner.gnm2.J5K5, whole genome shotgun sequence genomic window:
- the LOC112709850 gene encoding uncharacterized protein, producing MRSSSRILVKLLKRHSHTATSSSRFSTPPPHEVVEPFYDLSDVVVSASRDPPSPSPWLPQILSLLDGSPSMESNLTSFCNKFLITLSPNFVSHTLRSLTNQPLLATRFFHWAHSQPSYSHSLHSYVSLIETLSFSSSFDSTVFQNILQEFKCRKFKLTAAAVNSLLRSFAAVGMVEELLWMWRNMKEDGLEPSLYNFNSLMNGLVNAGMVESAVRVFEAMREVNVRPDSVSYNTVIKGYCKVGKTRKALEMIREMEAGDDDGNVGPDKVSYMTVMQACYGEGDVDCCVRLYHEMKEKGLVVPPHAYSLVVCGLCRQGKVVEGLNVFEEMRRDSCGANKAVYTALIDGYAKTGNVDGAMRLFERMRQEGIKPDEVTYGAIVNGLCKGGRVEEALGYLEFCKENGVMVNAVFYSSLIDGLGKAGRVDEAEKLFYEMVDKGCPPDSYCYNALIDGWCKGGRIDEALALFQRMEEEGCEQTVYTYTILISELFKVHRNEEALKLWDKMIDKGITPNVACFRALSIGLCLSGKVARACKILDELAPMGIVLETAYEDMINVLCKAGRVKEACKLADGIVDRGREIPGKVRTLMINALRKAGNADLAIRLMHSKIGIGYDRMRSVKKRVKFQTLIGS from the coding sequence ATGAGAAGCAGCAGCAGGATACTTGTAAAGCTCCTCAAACGACATTCACACACTGCCACGTCATCATCACGATTCTCCACTCCCCCTCCCCACGAAGTCGTCGAACCCTTCTACGACCTCTCAGACGTCGTCGTTTCAGCCTCCCGTGACCCTCCTTCCCCATCCCCATGGCTCCCCCAAATCCTCTCCCTCCTCGACGGTTCCCCTTCCATGgaatccaacctcacctccttcTGCAACAAATTCCTTATCACTCTCTCCCCCAACTTCGTCTCCCACACCCTCCGCTCCCTCACCAACCAACCCCTCCTCGCCACGCGCTTCTTCCACTGGGCTCACTCTCAACCTAGCTATTCCCACTCCCTCCATTCCTACGTCTCTCTCATCGAAACCCTCTCCTTTTCTTCATCCTTCGATTCCACTGTGTTCCAGAACATTCTACAAGAATTCAAGTGCCGGAAGTTTAAATTAACTGCCGCCGCCGTTAACTCCTTGCTCAGGAGCTTTGCCGCGGTTGGCATGGTGGAGGAGCTGTTGTGGATGTGGCGGAACATGAAGGAGGATGGCCTTGAGCCGAGTTTGTATAATTTCAATTCGTTGATGAACGGATTGGTTAATGCCGGTATGGTGGAATCGGCGGTTAGGGTTTTCGAGGCGATGAGGGAGGTTAATGTGAGGCCGGATTCGGTTAGTTACAATACGGTTATTAAAGGGTATTGTAAGGTTGGGAAAACTAGGAAGGCCTTGGAGATGATTAGGGAGATGGAGGCTGGGGATGATGATGGTAATGTGGGGCCGGATAAGGTTAGTTACATGACAGTTATGCAGGCGTGTTATGGCGAAGGGGATGTGGATTGTTGTGTGAGGCTTTATCATGAGATGAAGGAGAAGGGGTTGGTGGTTCCTCCACATGCTTATAGTTTGGTGGTGTGTGGACTTTGCAGGCAAGGGAAGGTTGTTGAGGGTCTCAATGTGTTTGAAGAGATGAGAAGGGATAGTTGCGGAGCCAATAAGGCGGTGTACACGGCGTTGATCGATGGTTATGCGAAGACTGGGAATGTTGACGGGGCGATGAGGTTGTTTGAGAGGATGAGACAGGAGGGGATTAAACCGGATGAAGTTACTTATGGGGCGATTGTTAATGGTTTGTGTAAGGGTGGGAGAGTGGAGGAAGCTTTGGGTTATTTAGAGTTTTGTAAAGAGAATGGTGTTATGGTGAATGCGGTATTTTACTCGAGTTTGATTGATGGCCTTGGGAAGGCTGGGAGAGTTGATGAAGCCGAGAAGTTGTTTTATGAGATGGTTGATAAGGGGTGCCCCCCGGATTCTTATTGCTATAATGCACTTATCGATGGATGGTGTAAAGGTGGGAGGATTGATGAAGCATTGGCACTGTTTCAACGGATGGAGGAGGAAGGTTGCGAGCAGACTGTGTATACGTATACCATACTTATCAGTGAGCTTTTTAAAGTGCACAGGAATGAAGAGGCATTGAAATTATGGGACAAGATGATAGATAAGGGCATAACACCAAATGTTGCTTGCTTTAGGGCTCTTTCAATTGGACTCTGTCTTTCGGGCAAGGTAGCGAGAGCTTGTAAGATCTTGGATGAGCTGGCACCCATGGGGATTGTTCTTGAAACAGCTTATGAAGACATGATTAACGTGTTGTGCAAAGCCGGCCGGGTGAAGGAAGCCTGCAAGTTAGCCGACGGGATTGTGGACAGAGGTAGAGAAATTCCTGGAAAAGTTAGAACATTGATGATCAATGCGTTGAGGAAGGCTGGTAATGCAGATTTGGCTATAAGGCTGATGCATAGCAAGATTGGTATTGGGTATGACCGGATGCGTAGTGTTAAAAAGAGAGTGAAGTTCCAAACCCTTATTGGCAGCTGA